A DNA window from Ipomoea triloba cultivar NCNSP0323 chromosome 10, ASM357664v1 contains the following coding sequences:
- the LOC116033220 gene encoding uncharacterized protein LOC116033220, whose product MPPRRSSCLASSSSGKAPATPPLITVSFAPRQTRSTTRRAIVVAREAPPVPEYQQPTDILEVSSDFHGTMKYNAAFVADEGEIGDFPDNSQIAVENLRTQDPEYTPSLPIDYRAASPVPGVQSVSTQKQRMKVIFPSQRVTRSASRLQQSAPTTSPRRQSPATAPRPAQPATAGQNPFQANSTTDAFSFKFYYAALDFAWKHISAKNFIGQRKLLLKDFVSTPGLCDILHSAKLFQTVVKVKKFVRFVVCELYANLVPELIRFGQAYVRGRMYAFNPMVINQFFGSFDYDDDYTEDMDVVTRRLTGGTRVRWVKKDIIKVVELTSTFAYLHKIAYSNWMPTTQKGYV is encoded by the exons ATGCCGCCGCGACGCTCCTCCTGCTTAGCGAGTTCCTCCTCGGGTAAAGCTCCGGCAACACCTCCGTTAATCACCGTCTCTTTCGCTCCTCGTCAAACTCGCTCCACCACCAGACGGGCCATTGTCGTCGCTCGTGAAGCTCCACCGGTGCCGGAATATCAACAACCTACTGACATTCTTGAGGTTAGTTCTGATTTCCATGGTACAATGAAATATAATGCTGCATTTGTTGCTGATGAAGGCG AAATTGGGGATTTTCCTGACAATAGCCAAATTGCGGTTGAAAATCTGCGTACCCAGGACCCCGAGTATACACCTTCACTACCAATCGACTACCGTGCCGCTTCTCCAGTTCCGGGTGTGCAATCTGTCTCGACTCAAAAGCAGAGGATGAAGGTCATTTTTCCATCTCAACGAGTCACCCGGTCAGCCAGTAGACTTCAACAATCTGCACCTACTACTAGCCCGCGCCGACAGTCACCTGCTACTGCCCCGCGACCTGCTCAACCTGCTACTGCCGGTCAAAATCCGTTTCAAGCAAACTCTACTACTGATGCTTTCtcgtttaaattttattatgctGCTTTGGACTTTGCTTGGAAACACATTTCTGCTAAGAATTTTATTGGCCAGAGGAAATTATTACTTAAGGATTTTGTTTCTACACCAGGCCTATGTGACATTTTACACTCTGCTAAATTGTTTCAGACTGTGGTCAAGGTAAAAAAATTTGTTCGTTTTGTTGTGTGTGAACTTTATGCCAATCTTGTGCCTGAATTGATTAGATTTGGTCAAGCCTATGTTAGGGGACGCATGTATGCTTTTAATCCTATGGTTATCAATCAGTTTTTTGGGTCAtttgattatgatgatgattataCTGAGGATATGGATGTGGTCACTAGAAGGCTAACAGGTGGTACACGGGTTAGATGGGTGAAAAAGGACATTATTAAAGTTGTGGAATTGACCTCTACTTTTGCCTATCTGCACAAAATTGCGTACTCAAACTGGATGCCTACGACACAGAAGGGTTATGTATAA
- the LOC116033221 gene encoding uncharacterized protein LOC116033221, giving the protein MLSSREARITGLLSTLRQNTHDGDSPDCDVASSSDESVLFIVFTCFVHFCYYMGVMPLDNEGYDQWIWHGESLPSSTSGSRNEAHVNSETHVQNETQTNSQTQADNKENDETHESNEEDDKINNRIDEMMRDMQGDFSEMPHEFKCLFDNAEKPLFSRCTKYTKLTGVLKLYNLKAKNGWSDKSFTGLLELLKDMLPSDNELPNSTYEAKKLCPLGMDIERIHACPNDCILYWKEYKDLLVCPKCGSTRYKRKNVGVRDDKKGPPAKVLWYLPVIPRFKRMFANPKEAKNLQWHAIGRKDDGKLRHPTDSPQWRNIDRRWPEFGTENRNLRLGLCTDGMNPHGNMSSRHSTWLVLLVVYNLPPWLCMKRKYIMLSLLISGPKQPGNDIDVYLAPLIEDLKMWNEGVSVYDVYSRSNFTLRATIFCTINDFPAYGNLSGYTCKGAKACPICQDETPDLWLSNSKKNVFMSHKTFLPVGHPYRKKKQAFNGESETRVAHLPLSGHAIHERVNIVDVAFGKACKTTQKTLWKKRSIFWDLTYWEHLGVRHCLDVMHIEKNVCESIIGKLLNIQGKTKDGIKARKDMVEMGIREKLTP; this is encoded by the exons ATGTTATCTTCACGTGAGGCTCGGATCACTGGACTCTTGTCTACACTACGCCAGAACACTCATGATGGGGATTCTCCAGATTGCGATGTTGCTTCTTCTTCTGATGAATCG GTTCTCTTTATTGTGTTTACTTGCTTTGTTCATTTCTGCTATTATATGGGAGTGATGCCTTTGGATAAT GAAGGGTACGATcaatggatatggcatggtgaaagcTTACCTTCTAGTACAAGTGGTAGTAGGAATGAAGCTCATGTTAATAGTGAAACTCATGTACAGAATGAAACTCAAACAAATAGTCAAACTCAGGCAGATAACAAGGAGAATGATGAAACTCATGAAAGCAATGAGGAGGATGATAAAATTAATAACCGAATAGATGAAATGATGCGTGATATGCAAGGAGATTTTAGTGAAATGCCTCATGAATTTAAATGTTTGTTTGACAATGCTGAAAAACCGTTGTTCTCTAGGTGTACCAAATATACGAAGTTAACTGGTGtgcttaaattatataatttaaaagcaaAGAATGGATGGAGCGATAAGAGTTTCACGGGATTATTAGAATTACTAAAAGACATGCTTCCTAGTGataatgaacttccaaattcaaCCTACGAAGCAAAGAAGTTGTGTCCGTTGGGTATGGACATTGAGAGGATACATGCATGTCCAAATGATTGTATACTGTATTGGAAAGAATACAAAGACTTGCTTGTGTGTCCAAAGTGTGGGTCCACACgttataaaaggaaaaatgttgGTGTGCGTGATGATAAGAAAGGCCCACCAGCGAAAGTATTATGGTAtttacctgtaataccaagatTTAAACGCATGTTTGCTAATCCAAAGGAGGCAAAAAATTTGCAATGGCATGCTATTGGGAGAAAAGACGATGGAAAACTAAGACATCCAACCGATTCACCACAATGGAGGAATATTGATAGGAGGTGGCCTGAATTTGGTACTGAAAATAGGAATCTTAGACTTGGATTGTGTACTGATGGAATGAACCCCCATGGTAACATGAGCAGTCGACATAGTACTTGGCTTGTCCTATTAGTAGTCTATAATCTTCCaccttggttgtgtatgaagCGAAAATACATCATGTTGTCGTTGTTAATATCAGGACCTAAGCAACCGGGAAATGACATAGATGTATATCTAGCGCCACTTATTGAAGATTTAAAGATGTGGAATGAAGGTGTGTCGGTGTATGATGTTTATAGTCGAAGCAATTTTACCTTACGTGCAACGATCTTTTGCACCATAAATGATTTTCCAGCTTATGGTAACCTATCAGGTTATACTTGTAAAGGAGCTAAGGCATGTCCCATTTGTCAAGATGAAACTCCTGATCTATGGTTGAGTAACAGTAAAAAGAATGTGTTCATGAGTCATAAGACATTTCTCCCAGTTGGTCATCCTTATCGCAAGAAGAAACAAGCTTTTAATGGAGAATCAGAGACTCGAGTAGCTCATTTGCCTTTATCTGGACATGCAATTCATGAACGTGTTAATATTGTTGATGTTGCTTTTGGCAAAGCTTGTAAGACTACTCAGAAGACTCTCTGGAAGAAGAGGTCTATATTTTGGGATCTAACATATTGGGAGCATTTAGGAGTTAGACATTGTCTTGATGTGATGCATATTGAGAAGAATGTGTGTGAAAGCATTATTGGAAAATTGTTGAACATTCAAGGAAAGACAAAAGATGGTATTAAAGCTAGAAAGGATATGGTTGAAATGGGAATACGGGAGAAGTTAACACCataa